A window of the Ostrea edulis chromosome 1, xbOstEdul1.1, whole genome shotgun sequence genome harbors these coding sequences:
- the LOC125658968 gene encoding probable cytochrome P450 CYP44: MRRLSFRCLTQKSTQNFRRWTNAGTYELGSLDVQKGLADIPGPRDFPYIGSLLHYRRGPMQKFTVEKYQDAVISRYKKYGSIVKETMLGVTSVRIFDPDDVRTIFQNEDKQPFVDPLLETNKLYRDQRNLSQGIGNTNGEEWYTLRGAVQQMMMRPQAVTVYLPFVEDIVDDFIKRIRKIRNKNNEIDYFNYEASKWNLESSAMTCFERRLGSLDDEPGPQVRRLIESNDAVFKLSAYLKFCIPFYKYVSTTTWKKLVREEDCFFGGGQVLVDETIADIDRLRMEGKLAGDRYHFMMHLLSKRELTYKDISIIALSLFGDGLSSTAPTLVFTMYLLAKNPEAQEKAYREVCDVLKDGGPITPAHIGKLVYLKACVKESHRLFPINIEVKRILKKDLNLQGFSLPAGTVIEMQPFVHYKSRDYFVDPETFLPERWLRDGTSRNIHPFLLTPFGHGPRMCIGRRFAEQELFVVLSKMLKNFKLEYNHGELDMRYQVLMVPDRNTTFTFRDR; encoded by the exons ATGAGGAGATTGTCGTTTCGCTGTTTGACACAAAAATCCACCCAGAATTTCAGACGCTGGACCAATGCCGGAACTTATGAATTGGGAAGTCTTGATGTTCAGAAAGGTCTGGCCGATATTCCCGGACCACGGGATTTTCCGTATATCGGATCCCTTCTTCATTACAGACGAG gTCCGATGCAGAAGTTTACCGTTGAAAAATATCAAGACGCTGTCATTTCCCGCTACAAAAAATATGGCAGTATCGTCAAGGAAACAATGCTTGGAGTTACATCTGTGCGCATCTTTGACCCCGATGACGTCCGAACAATTTTCCAAAACGAGGACAAGCAGCCGTTTGTTGATCCACTTTTAGAGACCAATAAACTTTACCGAGACCAACGAAACTTGTCCCAAGGGATCGGAAATAC GAATGGTGAGGAATGGTACACACTGAGAGGCGCTGTGCAGCAGATGATGATGCGGCCCCAAGCGGTGACCGTGTATTTACCTTTCGTAGAGGACATCGTTGACGATTTCATAAAACGGATCAGGAAAATCCGGAATAAGAACAACGAAATCgattattttaattatgaaGCCTCCAAGTGGAATCTAGAGT CTTCTGCGATGACGTGTTTTGAACGAAGACTCGGTTCCCTTGATGATGAACCCGGACCCCAAGTCAGAAGGCTGATTGAGAGCAACGACGCAGTGTTCAAACTCTCTGCTTATCTCAAGTTCTGCATTCCATTCTATAAGTACGTCTCCACGACGACGTGGAAGAAACTGGTTAGAGAAGAGGACTGTTTCTTTGG GGGTGGACAGGTGTTGGTCGATGAGACAATCGCAGACATCGACAGACTGAGAATGGAAGGAAAACTAGCGGGTGATCGATATCATTTCATGATGCACCTCCTGTCAAAAAGAGAGCTCACTTACAAAGATATCAGTATCATCGCCCTGTCCCTGTTTGGAGATGGTCTCAGCTCG ACAGCTCCCACCCTTGTGTTTACGATGTATCTGCTAGCCAAAAACCCTGAGGCCCAGGAAAAGGCCTACAGAGAGGTGTGTGACGTTCTGAAGGATGGCGGTCCCATAACACCCGCCCACATCGGCAAACTGGTCTACCTCAAAGCCTGCGTCAAAGAATCACATAG GTTATTCCCAATAAACATTGAAGTCAAACGCATTCTCAAAAAGGACTTGAACCTACAGGGGTTCTCACTGCCAGCTGGG ACTGTGATAGAAATGCAGCCATTCGTCCATTATAAATCACGTGACTACTTCGTGGACCCTGAGACATTTCTACCTGAGCGCTGGCTGAGAGACGGAACGTCTCGAAACATTCACCCCTTCCTGCTGACACCATTTGGCCATGGTCCGCGGATGTGCATAG GAAGAAGATTCGCTGAACAGgaattgtttgttgttttatcaaAGATGCTGAAAAACTTCAAGTTGGAGTACAATCACGGCGAACTGGACATGAGATATCAGGTGTTGATGGTTCCTGATCGTAACACGACTTTCACATTCAGAGACAGATAA
- the LOC125660503 gene encoding neuronal acetylcholine receptor subunit alpha-9-like, with the protein MDRFLIPAGVLFLLLYTVEIDCKTYDEMAEFYKTLYENYEPKLRPLKNQSHPIEVYIDVRLHSIVSYDERAGTLTSLILNSLSWTDEVLRDKFSVNSVDYIEVPISKIWSPKHYIFNTAIEDTVLKTGEVRHEDCYLHQDGKIIYEYLGLAVTKCPANILKYPLDNHLCNITFFAVEPIEKLIFYPHYVVNGGNNGSAMFENEEWNTSNLTSFFSVEHSHSVFQFYINISRKPMYILLNLTVPLVCLCVLNSFVFLLPESSGERISYSVTILLALVLYLNMIADRLPNSTPISLININIIAQFTNSCFIVLFTILTLWMYNNQQENKPVSRPWGMFVQILSGGMCKKPVRSKVEPNQLMDVNGKIEEEDKTDLHNECEFEVSITWADVVHLTNCVMFRANILFFTAELAIFLTLILK; encoded by the coding sequence ATGGACCGATTTCTTATTCCAGCAGGTGTTTTATTCCTTCTATTGTACACTGTAGAAATTGACTGCAAAACTTACGATGAGATGGCAGAGTTTTATAAGACTCTGTATGAAAATTATGAACCGAAATTACGACCATTGAAGAACCAAAGCCATCCTATTGAAGTTTATATCGATGTACGATTACATTCcattgtgtcatatgacgaacGAGCTGGAACGCTAACATCTCTCATACTGAATTCACTGAGCTGGACAGACGAGGTGTTGAGAGACAAATTTTCGGTAAATAGTGTGGACTACATTGAAGTCCCAATATCGAAAATATGGAGTccaaaacattacatctttaaCACTGCCATAGAAGACACGGTACTGAAAACTGGAGAAGTAAGACATGAGGACTGTTATCTCCATCAGGATGGGAAGATTATTTACGAATACTTGGGACTAGCGGTTACAAAATGTCCagcaaatattttgaaatacccACTAGACAACCACTtgtgtaatattacattttttgcAGTCGAGCCAATAGAAAAATTGATTTTCTATCCACACTATGTGGTGAATGGTGGCAACAACGGCTCTGCTATGTTCGAAAACGAAGAATGGAACACGTCTAACTTAACGTCATTCTTCTCCGTTGAGCATTCCCACTCTGTATTccaattttatatcaatatatcaaGGAAACCGATGTATATACTGCTGAATTTGACTGTGCCCTTAGTGTGTCTGTGTGTTCTGAACTCATTTGTTTTCCTTTTACCTGAGTCGTCTGGAGAGAGGATATCCTATTCGGTGACGATTCTTTTGGCTCTTGTATTGTATCTAAACATGATCGCTGACCGCTTACCTAACAGTACACCGATCAGTCTCATCAATATCAACATCATCGCCCAGTTCACCAACAGCTGCTTCATTGTCCTTTTCACAATCCTTACACTGTGGATGTACAACAATCAACAAGAGAACAAGCCGGTTTCAAGACCCTGGGGCATGTTTGTACAAATCCTGTCCGGGGGAATGTGCAAAAAACCTGTGAGGTCAAAAGTCGAACCAAATCAGCTGATGGATGTCAATGGGAAAATTGAAGAAGAGGATAAAACTGATTTGCACAATGAATGTGAATTCGAAGTTTCAATCACGTGGGCAGATGTTGTGCATTTAACCAATTGTGTAATGTTTAGGGccaacattttgtttttcacagcCGAGTTAGCAATATTTCTtactttgatattgaaatga
- the LOC130049262 gene encoding neuronal acetylcholine receptor subunit alpha-9-like produces MYILLNLAVPLIFLSILNSFVFLLPESSGERISYSVTILLALVLYLNMIADRLPNSAPVSLININIIIQFTNSCVIVLFTILTLWMYNNQQENKPVSRPWGMFVQILSGGMCKKSVRSKVEPDQLMDVNGKMEGKEETGLKGECDLKVSVTWAEVVQLSNCLSFTVNVFYFIVQSAIFLILILT; encoded by the coding sequence ATGTATATACTGCTCAATTTGGCAGTTCCTTTAATTTTCTTATCTATCCTGAACTCATTTGTTTTCCTTTTACCCGAGTCGTCTGGGGAGAGGATATCCTATTCGGTGACGATTCTTTTGGCTCTTGTATTGTACCTCAACATGATCGCTGACCGACTACCGAATTCTGCACCGGTGAGCCTCATCAACATCAACATCATCATCCAGTTCACCAACAGCTGCGTCATTGTCCTTTTCACAATCCTTACACTGTGGATGTACAACAATCAACAAGAGAACAAGCCAGTTTCACGACCCTGGGGCATGTTTGTGCAAATCCTCTCAGGAGGAATGTGCAAAAAATCTGTGAGGTCAAAAGTCGAACCAGATCAACTAATGGATGTCAATGGGAAAATGGAAGGAAAAGAAGAAACTGGTTTGAAAGGTGAATGTGATCTCAAAGTTTCAGTCACCTGGGCAGAGGTTGTGCAGTTGAGTAATTGCTTGTCGTTTACGGTCAACGTTTTCTATTTTATTGTACAATCAGCAATATTTCTTATATTGATATTGACGTAA